Proteins from one Triticum aestivum cultivar Chinese Spring chromosome 7A, IWGSC CS RefSeq v2.1, whole genome shotgun sequence genomic window:
- the LOC123150142 gene encoding protein RDM16 isoform X1, whose protein sequence is MNPNLIEIAPGGRPPNQKPKEEIPDIEPWDSKILISATYEDISLEKLNMDKITIYVQHPEPLEPPAKPMTPPPQPLKLTNNEQKKYRTQRRLATKKDRQEMIRKGLLEPPKPKLKMSNLMEVLGAQATQDPTRMEMEIRAAAAEREQAHVDRNIARKLTPSERREKKERKLFDDPDTLDYFTVCVYRIRDLSHSQTRFEVDMNARDNRLTGAAVTTDGISVVVVEGGVKSIKRYNNLMLNRIDWAAAVGGEDAADEEPVNSCALVWRGSMVKPAFPRWFGVRKCLSEASAKKVFVDAEVPHYWNLAVILLFKTMRAIAVDHSILCIVMNMSFSDCR, encoded by the exons ATGAATCCAAACCTAATTGAAATTGCTCCTGGTGGAAGGCCTCCAAACCAGAAGCCGAAGGAAGAGATTCCTGACATTGAGCCATG GGACTCAAAAATCCTGATTTCTGCCACGTACGAGGACATCTCCTTGGAAAAGCTTAATATGGATAAGATCACCATCTACGTGCAACATCCAGAGCCATTGGAACCACCGGCTAAGCCCATGACACCACCGCCTCAACCACTTAAGCTTACTAACAATGAGCAGAAGAAGTACAGAACACAGAGGCGCCTCGCTACGAAAAAAGATAGGCAAGAAATGATTAGGAAAGGCCTCTTGGAGCCACCAAAGCCCAAGCTCAAGATGAGTAACCTTATGGAAGTACTTGGTGCACAAGCTACACAGGACCCGACACGCATGGAGATGGAAATACGAGCGGCTGCTGCAGAGCGCGAGCAGGCTCATGTCGACCGCAACATCGCCCGCAAACTCACGCCATCTGAGCGCCgtgagaagaaggagaggaagctTTTTGATGATCCTGACACATTAGACTATTTCACTGTTTGTGTGTACAGAATCAGAGACCTGTCGCACAGTCAGACACGCTTTGAAGTGGACATGAACGCCCGAGACAACCGGTTGACTGGAGCTGCAGTTACCACGGATGGCATAAGTGTTGTGGTTGTGGAAGGAGGGGTGAAGTCGATCAAGAGGTACAATAACCTGATGCTGAACAGGATTGACTGGGCTGCTGCAGTTGGTGGCGAGGATGCCGCTGACGAGGAGCCGGTGAATAGCTGTGCATTAGTATGGCGAGGTAGCATGGTGAAGCCCGCCTTTCCCAGGTGGTTCGGTGTGCGTAAGTGCCTGAGTGAGGCTTCTGCCAAGAAGGTGTTTGTAGATGCTGAAGTTCCACACTACTGGAACCTGGCTGTTATACTTCTGTTCAAGACAATGAGAGCGATTGCTGTGGATCACTCTATACTTTGTATTGTCATGAACATGTCATTTTCAGACTGTAGATGA
- the LOC123152975 gene encoding sphinganine C4-monooxygenase 1-like has product MASESIVPAHVAVEQHPARSPRRRIAGRCKQEQYAWHRCMRLNKFLYQRVHSWHHRLVVLYALGAQYNHPMEGLLLDTVSGVFAFLAPGMSPRISIFFFTLCTVKGVDDHYGLWLPGNAFHLCFWNNTVYHDIHHQSCASKYNFSQPFFVTWDKVFGTHMPYVVEHRPQGGLHVRSMEALNYSKKNRREYIVFQI; this is encoded by the exons ATGGCGTCGGAGTCGATCGTCCCAGCACATGTTGCTGTCGAGCAACACCCAGCGAGGTCGCCGCGGCGAAGGATCGCCGGACGAT gtaAACAAGAGCAGTACGCGTGGCACCGGTGCATGCGCCTCAACAAGTTCTTGTACCAGCGCGTCCACTCATGGCACCACCGCCTCGTAGTGCTCTACGCTTTGGGCGCGCAGTACAACCACCCTATGGAGGGCCTCCTCCTCGACACCGTCAGCGGCGTGTTCGCCTTCCTCGCCCCAGGTATGTCGCCCCGtatctccatcttcttcttcacacTCTGCACCGTCAAGGGCGTCGACGACCACTACGGGCTGTGGTTGCCGGGGAACGCGTTCCACCTGTGCTTCTGGAACAACACGGTGTACCACGACATCCACCATCAGTCGTGCGCCAGCAAATACAACTTCTCGCAGCCCTTCTTTGTGACGTGGGACAAGGTGTTTGGGACGCACATGCCCTATGTGGTCGAGCACAGGCCGCAAGGAGGGCTCCATGTGCGTTCCATGGAAGCCCTTAactat agtaaaaagaaccggagggagtatattgtgtTTCAGATTTGA
- the LOC123150142 gene encoding protein RDM16 isoform X2 produces the protein MGFRQDPQFAPHTSMFPGASSEVNVPQRPAKVPVLRFDAQGREIDEHGNVISVTKPSNLSTLKFNINKQKKDAFQIIKPDLESLAKSTFYFDGRMGINQTKLLRPKRPGFQFIEEGKLSRQAELQRIKFDLIVRNQFGEVQAKELKVKQAQLAKAKVEADMNPNLIEIAPGGRPPNQKPKEEIPDIEPWDSKILISATYEDISLEKLNMDKITIYVQHPEPLEPPAKPMTPPPQPLKLTNNEQKKYRTQRRLATKKDRQEMIRKGLLEPPKPKLKMSNLMEVLGAQATQDPTRMEMEIRAAAAEREQAHVDRNIARKLTPSERREKKERKLFDDPDTLDYFTVCVYRIRDLSHSQTRFEVDMNARDNRLTGAAVTTDGISVVVVEGGVKSIKRYNNLMLNRIDWAAAVGGEDAADEEPVNSCALVWRGSMVKPAFPRWFGVRKCLSEASAKKVFVDAEVPHYWNLAVILLFKTMRAIAVDHSILCIVMNMSFSDCR, from the exons ATGGGATTTCGCCAGGATCCACAGTTTGCACCTCATACCAGCATGTTCCCTGGTGCATCCAGTGAAGTGAATGTTCCTCAAAGACCTGCCAAGGTCCCTGTTCTCCGTTTTGATGCTCAAGGTAGGGAAATCGATGAGCATGGAAATGTTATCAGCGTGACCAAGCCAAGCAACCTGAGTACTCTGAAG TTCAACATTAACAAGCAGAAGAAGGATGCATTCCAGATTATCAAACCAGACTTGGAGTCGCTTGCAAAATCCACCTTTTATTTTGATGGAAGGATGGGCATCAACCAAACCAAGCTCCTTCGCCCTAAAAGGCCAGGATTCCAGTTTATTGAGGAAGGCAAACTTTCGAGGCAGGCTGAATTGCAGAGGATTAAG TTTGATTTGATTGTGCGGAATCAATTTGGTGAAGTACAAGCCAAAGAGCTTAAAGTAAAGCAAGCTCAACTTGCCAAGGCAAAGGTCGAAGCTGACATGAATCCAAACCTAATTGAAATTGCTCCTGGTGGAAGGCCTCCAAACCAGAAGCCGAAGGAAGAGATTCCTGACATTGAGCCATG GGACTCAAAAATCCTGATTTCTGCCACGTACGAGGACATCTCCTTGGAAAAGCTTAATATGGATAAGATCACCATCTACGTGCAACATCCAGAGCCATTGGAACCACCGGCTAAGCCCATGACACCACCGCCTCAACCACTTAAGCTTACTAACAATGAGCAGAAGAAGTACAGAACACAGAGGCGCCTCGCTACGAAAAAAGATAGGCAAGAAATGATTAGGAAAGGCCTCTTGGAGCCACCAAAGCCCAAGCTCAAGATGAGTAACCTTATGGAAGTACTTGGTGCACAAGCTACACAGGACCCGACACGCATGGAGATGGAAATACGAGCGGCTGCTGCAGAGCGCGAGCAGGCTCATGTCGACCGCAACATCGCCCGCAAACTCACGCCATCTGAGCGCCgtgagaagaaggagaggaagctTTTTGATGATCCTGACACATTAGACTATTTCACTGTTTGTGTGTACAGAATCAGAGACCTGTCGCACAGTCAGACACGCTTTGAAGTGGACATGAACGCCCGAGACAACCGGTTGACTGGAGCTGCAGTTACCACGGATGGCATAAGTGTTGTGGTTGTGGAAGGAGGGGTGAAGTCGATCAAGAGGTACAATAACCTGATGCTGAACAGGATTGACTGGGCTGCTGCAGTTGGTGGCGAGGATGCCGCTGACGAGGAGCCGGTGAATAGCTGTGCATTAGTATGGCGAGGTAGCATGGTGAAGCCCGCCTTTCCCAGGTGGTTCGGTGTGCGTAAGTGCCTGAGTGAGGCTTCTGCCAAGAAGGTGTTTGTAGATGCTGAAGTTCCACACTACTGGAACCTGGCTGTTATACTTCTGTTCAAGACAATGAGAGCGATTGCTGTGGATCACTCTATACTTTGTATTGTCATGAACATGTCATTTTCAGACTGTAGATGA